CGTCGTCGAGGTCCTCACCGAGCTCCTCGGTGAAGTCCTCCGCGAGAGGGTCGAGGGACGGCGGCGGCACCTCGGTCTCGAAGACAGAGGGAGAGGAGGGGGGCTCCTGTTCGGAGGCTTCGGAAGCCGAAGGGGTCTCGGAGGCCCCGGCGTCGGGGGTCTCCTCCGGCTGCGGCTGCGGCTCGGAGCCCAGCGGCTCGTCCGCCGCCCCATCCGCCAGGTTCTCCGCGAAACGGTTCAGCAGCCGCGCCCCCGCCGACGCCACCGCGTCCGCCGGCAGCTCCGCCACCCGGCCGTCCCCCCTCGCCGTACCGCCGAAGGCGAGCGTCGTGCCGCCGTCCGCGGGGACGAGCCGTAGCGAGAGGGCCAGCTTGACCGAGCCGCTGCCGCGGGCCTCCGTCGCGTCGCCCTCCACGGTGTACGCGTCGTCGCCCTGCTCGGCGACCCGCACCGCACCGCGGTAAGTGATCGTGTGGCCGCCCACCCGGACCTTCAGCCGGCCGGACACGGGAGGCGTGCCCGCGTCCTGCTGGAACCCGGGAACCGCCCGGGCCACCCGTGCGGGATCGGCCAGCGCCTCCCGCAGCCGCTCGACCGGAACCGGAACGAACACCTCATGGTCCATGTCAGCCGAGCCTACCCAGCACGGCCCCGGCCGCACCTGCCTATCACGCGTTTTCCCGTCCGAAACCGGGCTCCGCCTCAGTCGGCGTACCGCGGATGCACCAGCGTGGAGGCCGGGAGACCGGGGATGCGGGTGCGGGCCGCCGCCCTGGCGTCCGCCGCCAGGGCGACGCGGGTCAGGGTGCGCAGCGGCGGCTCCGTCGGGTCGAGGCTCAGCGTGGGAGGGGTGGTGGAGGCCAGCAGGAAGCCCCAGTCGCGGGGGGCGCGGGAGGCGCCCGCCGTGCGGTCGGGGCCCGCGGCGAAGCCGATGTCACGGCCGTCCACGCGGTACGGCGCCGTACACAGCCCGGCCGCCCGCATCGTCGCGTCGACGGTCCAGAAGATCCGCCGCCGGGTCGTCACCGGCCCCGCGTGCACCGCCAGCCGCCCGCCCGGCGCCAGGACGCGGCGCGCCAGGCCGTAGAACTCCTGCGAGTAGAGCTTCGTGCTCGCCGTGATGCCGGGGTCGGGCAGGTCCGAGATCACCACGTCGTACGTCGGCGGGGCGCCGCGCAGCCAGTGGAAGGCGTCCGCCGTGACGGTGTGGACGCGCGGGTCGTCGTACGCGTGTCCGTTGAGCTTCGAGAGCCCCGGGTCGTGGCGCGCCAGCCCGAGCACGGTCGCGTCGAGTTCGACCACGTCGACACGGCGTACGCCCGCGTGGCGCAGCACCTCGCGCACCGCGAGCCCGTCGCCGCCGCCGAGGACGAGCACGCGCGCGTGCGGCCCGTTCATCGCGGGGTGGACGAGCGCCTCGTGGAAGCGGCGCTCGTCATGGCCGCTGACCCGCAGGCGGCCGTCGAGGAAGAGGTCAAGGGGGCTGCCGT
Above is a genomic segment from Streptomyces sp. R21 containing:
- a CDS encoding SRPBCC domain-containing protein, with amino-acid sequence MDHEVFVPVPVERLREALADPARVARAVPGFQQDAGTPPVSGRLKVRVGGHTITYRGAVRVAEQGDDAYTVEGDATEARGSGSVKLALSLRLVPADGGTTLAFGGTARGDGRVAELPADAVASAGARLLNRFAENLADGAADEPLGSEPQPQPEETPDAGASETPSASEASEQEPPSSPSVFETEVPPPSLDPLAEDFTEELGEDLDDAEEALAGASFPGVRADPMAEAAHARRTMIGRSAEEVDHAPPRGRYAPVPAPEAAAARATLRWAAPAAALALASAIAVTRALRKRR